The Pedobacter mucosus genome window below encodes:
- the glgB gene encoding 1,4-alpha-glucan branching protein GlgB, protein MSPAKKVSAKPAALAKIDKNKSVWVHSLFSDYDIDLFLVGKHFRLYEKMGSHIIELDNVKGTYFSVWAPNAQKISVVGDFNQWDKNGHELYRRLDKSGIWEGFIPNVSKGDVYKYFVKGYDNSEHLKGDPYARRWEHPPQTASIVWDTDYKWKDKSWIKKRPVLNALDQPISVYEIHLGSWQRDPNEPERVLNCREVAKTLVPYVKEMGFTHVELMPVMEFPYFPSWGYQITGYFGASSRYGSPQDLMYLIEELHKEDIAVILDWVPSHFPGDRHGLYEFDGTHLYEHSDMKKGFHPDWKSYIFNYDRNEVRSFLISNAMFWIDQYHADGLRVDAVASMLYFSFSREAEDSATNEFGGSENLGAIQFLKDLNEAIYVNFNGVQTIAEESSTFDGVTRPVYAGGLGFGMKWMMGWMNDTLKYFKVDPIGRKNSHNQLSFSMTYAFTENFMLPFSHDEVVHGKSPMLYKMPGDDWQKFANLRALYGYMFAHPGAKLLFMGNEFAETNEWNFTQSLDWHLLEYAPHKGMQETVKALNFLLRKEPALYHFNFSYEGFEWIDANNSNESVYVFMRKGPKAEDTLIIAMNLTPVIRSSYKIGAPFKTAWIELFNTDAIEFYGSGKLNDGDLIPILTGHNGQKYTLTVDLPPLAVIILKSKK, encoded by the coding sequence ATGTCGCCAGCAAAAAAAGTTTCTGCAAAACCCGCAGCCTTAGCAAAAATTGATAAAAATAAATCCGTTTGGGTGCATAGTTTATTTTCTGATTATGACATCGATTTATTTCTTGTAGGGAAACATTTTCGCTTATATGAGAAAATGGGTTCCCACATTATTGAATTAGACAATGTTAAGGGTACTTATTTTTCTGTTTGGGCGCCTAATGCGCAAAAAATTTCAGTTGTCGGCGATTTCAATCAATGGGATAAAAATGGTCACGAATTATACAGGCGATTAGACAAATCTGGCATTTGGGAAGGTTTTATTCCAAATGTATCTAAAGGAGATGTTTATAAATATTTTGTAAAAGGTTATGATAATTCTGAACACCTTAAAGGCGATCCTTATGCAAGGCGATGGGAGCATCCTCCTCAAACTGCGTCGATTGTTTGGGATACAGATTATAAATGGAAAGATAAATCATGGATTAAAAAAAGACCGGTATTAAATGCATTAGATCAACCTATTTCTGTTTATGAAATACATTTAGGTTCTTGGCAACGTGATCCAAATGAACCTGAAAGGGTTTTGAATTGTAGAGAAGTGGCCAAAACGCTTGTTCCTTACGTTAAGGAAATGGGTTTTACGCATGTAGAATTAATGCCCGTTATGGAGTTTCCATACTTCCCGAGTTGGGGATATCAAATAACAGGTTATTTCGGTGCAAGTTCTCGTTACGGATCGCCACAAGATTTAATGTACCTAATAGAGGAGCTTCATAAGGAAGATATTGCTGTCATATTAGATTGGGTACCTTCGCATTTTCCTGGTGATAGACATGGTTTGTACGAGTTCGATGGAACGCATTTATACGAACATTCTGATATGAAAAAAGGTTTTCATCCCGATTGGAAGTCATATATATTCAATTATGACAGAAATGAGGTGAGGTCATTTTTAATTAGTAATGCCATGTTTTGGATTGATCAGTATCATGCTGATGGTCTACGGGTTGATGCGGTTGCTTCCATGCTTTATTTTAGTTTTTCAAGAGAGGCAGAAGATTCCGCAACCAATGAATTTGGTGGAAGTGAAAACTTAGGAGCCATTCAATTTCTAAAGGATTTAAATGAAGCGATTTATGTCAATTTTAATGGCGTACAAACCATTGCAGAGGAAAGTAGCACTTTTGATGGAGTAACCAGACCAGTTTATGCTGGTGGTTTGGGTTTTGGCATGAAATGGATGATGGGTTGGATGAACGATACCTTAAAATATTTCAAAGTAGATCCGATCGGTAGAAAAAACAGCCATAATCAACTCAGCTTTAGCATGACTTATGCTTTTACCGAAAACTTCATGCTTCCTTTTTCTCATGATGAAGTTGTTCACGGTAAATCGCCTATGTTGTATAAAATGCCTGGCGATGACTGGCAAAAGTTCGCAAATCTAAGGGCGCTTTATGGTTACATGTTTGCGCATCCAGGCGCTAAGCTCTTATTTATGGGCAATGAATTTGCTGAAACCAATGAGTGGAATTTTACGCAGTCTTTAGATTGGCATTTATTAGAATATGCACCTCATAAAGGCATGCAGGAAACAGTGAAAGCCTTGAATTTTTTACTAAGAAAAGAGCCTGCATTGTATCATTTCAATTTTAGTTACGAAGGATTTGAATGGATCGACGCAAATAATTCAAACGAATCAGTTTATGTATTTATGCGAAAAGGGCCTAAAGCGGAGGATACACTAATCATTGCCATGAATTTAACGCCAGTTATTAGATCAAGTTATAAAATTGGTGCTCCCTTTAAAACAGCGTGGATAGAGTTATTTAATACCGATGCTATTGAATTTTATGGCAGCGGTAAGTTAAATGATGGTGATTTGATTCCAATTTTAACAGGACACAACGGGCAAAAATATACACTTACAGTCGATCTA